The nucleotide sequence GCACTTTTTACCTAAAATAGCTCAAGTAAATGAGCTTGAAGATTTCTATGGACATAAAGAAATTGATGCTGACGGAAAAGTGTTAGAATTGGAACACAAAAATTCGTTAACTGTTGGTAATGAAATTGTTTCTGTTATGATCAATAATAAATTATTCTCATTAAAACCTGTAATTAATCGAAAATAATTACATTATTATTAATCTAATTCTTTAATTTTGTTTTTTATTTAAAGAAAAAGAAAAATGGCAAAATTTAGATTAGACGAAATTGATCATCAAATTCTTGATATGTTGATTGACAATACAAGGATTCCATTTACAGATATCGCTAAAAAATTATTAATTTCTGCAGGTACTGTTCATGTAAGAGTTAAAAAAATGGAAGATGCTGGAATCATCAGAGGCTCATCATTAACTTTAGATTATCAAAAATTAGGATACTCATTTATAGCTTATGTTGGAGTGTTTTTACAAAACACTTCACAAACAAAATTTGTTCTAGAGCGTATTAATAATATTCCGTTTGTAACTGTAGCTCACATCACAACAGGGAAATTTAATATTTTTTGCAAAATAAGAGCTAAAGACACTACTCATGCTAAAGAAGTGATTTTTATGCTTGATGATATTGAAGGCGTATACAGAACAGAAACAATGATTTCTCTTGAAGAAAGCATTAATGATAAAAAACGCTTAATGCATTCTATTTTTAACGAAATGTAATTTTAGCCATATATGAAAGCTTCTCAAGTTGGTAAAAATGAATATAATGATTATTATTCTAGATATATCACAACACTAGGTGATACAGAATTAATCGCAGGATTGAAAGATAATTTAAGTAACACCTTATCTTTTTTAGAATCTATTCCTGAAAATAAGTTGGATTATGCGTATGAAGAAGGAAAATGGACAGTAAAAGATGTAATACAGCACACAATAGATACTGAACGCATCTTTAGTTATAGAGCACTTTGTTTTGCTAGAAATGACAATACAGAACTTCCAGGCTTTGAACAAGATGACTATATAAAAACAGCAAATCCTAACTCTAAGAGTAAAGAGGATTTAATTAGGGAGTATAAAGCTGTAAGAATTGCAAGTATAGAGTTATTTAAAAGCTTTACAGATGATGCTTTACAATATGTTGGTAGTGCAAGCGGAAGTCCAATGACGGCTAGAGCAGCTGGTTTTATGCTTATAGGGCATGAGAAGCACCATTATAATGTTATAAGAGAAAAATATCTTTAAATAAATTAAGAGTTATAATAAGAAAAAGCTTCTAATATCAAACTGTTATCTACAGTGCAATCTAATTTGGGAACAGAA is from Flavobacteriaceae bacterium and encodes:
- a CDS encoding winged helix-turn-helix transcriptional regulator — encoded protein: MAKFRLDEIDHQILDMLIDNTRIPFTDIAKKLLISAGTVHVRVKKMEDAGIIRGSSLTLDYQKLGYSFIAYVGVFLQNTSQTKFVLERINNIPFVTVAHITTGKFNIFCKIRAKDTTHAKEVIFMLDDIEGVYRTETMISLEESINDKKRLMHSIFNEM
- a CDS encoding DinB family protein, with amino-acid sequence MKASQVGKNEYNDYYSRYITTLGDTELIAGLKDNLSNTLSFLESIPENKLDYAYEEGKWTVKDVIQHTIDTERIFSYRALCFARNDNTELPGFEQDDYIKTANPNSKSKEDLIREYKAVRIASIELFKSFTDDALQYVGSASGSPMTARAAGFMLIGHEKHHYNVIREKYL